The sequence GCATTGCTGGAGACGAACTGCTTGGCCTGCACCTTGGCCAGCGCCTCGATCTGGTCGCGGTACATGGCGGCCTGCTCGAACTGCCAGGCGCCGGCGGCGGTATGCATCTTCTCGTCGAGCTCGACCAGCAGGTCGTTGGCCTTGCCCTGCAGGAACTGCACCGCGTGCTGCACGTCGGCGCGGTAGTCGTCCTCCGGAATGGCGCCGACGCAGGGGCCGCTGCAGCGGCGGATCTGGTACAGCAGACAGGGTCGGCTGCGGTTCTCGAACACCGTGTCCTCGCAGGTCCGCAGGCGGAACACCTTCTGCAGGAGCTGGATGCTCTCGCGCGCCGCGTAGCCGTTGGGAAACGGGCCGAAGTACTGGTTCTGCTTGTCCAGCGCGCCGCGGTAATAGGCCAGCCGCGGCTGGCGGTGGCCGCTGAGCATCAGGTAGGGATAGCTCTTGTCGTCGCGGAACAGGATGTTGTAGCGCGGCGCCAGCGCCTTGATCAGGTTGTTCTCGAGGATCAGTGCCTCGGCCTCGGAACGCACCACGGTGGTCTGGATGTCGGCCACCTGGCCCAGCATCAGGCGGATGCGCGGCGACTGGTCGTTCTTCTGGAAATAGGATGAGACGCGCCGCTTGAGATCGACCGCCTTGCCGACGTAGAGCACGTCGCCCTTGTCGTTCAGGTAGCGGTAGACGCCCGGCAGGTTGGGCAGCGCGGCGAGGATGGGCTTGGGATCGAAGGCCATGCCGGCATTTTACCGGCCGGAGGCGCTATTGCGGGGCGGCAGCGGGATTCTCGGCGGCGGGCTGGGTCGCTGGCGGCGCGAGCGGCGCAGGCGTGGGGCTGGGCTTGACCGGGCTCGGGTCGAGGATCTGGAAGAACACCTCGTCCTGCCGCACCATGCCGAGTTCGTTGCGGGCGCGCTCCTCGATCGCGTCGGTGCCGGTCTTCAGGTCGCGCACTTCGGCGTCGAGCGCGGCATTGCGCGCGGTCAGGCGGTCGTTCTGGCCCTGCTGCTCGACCATCTGCGCCTCGATCTGCCAGACCTTGAGCCAGGAGCCCTTGCCGATCCAGAGCGGCCACTGGAGCAGGACGATGAAGACGGCGAGGAGAACGGCAAGCAGGCGCATGGCTGCGGATTGTAGGCGGGATGAACGGTGCGGCAAAGAAAAACGGGAGCGGATTTCCGCTCCCGTTCGAGGCTGCGATGTGACCGGTCCTATTTCTTAATCTGGTAGAACGCGGCGCGGCCCGGGTAGTAGGCGGCATCGCCGAGCTCTTCCTCGATGCGCAGCAGCTGGTTGTACTTGGCCATGCGGTCCGAGCGGCTCAGCGAGCCGGTCTTGATCTGCATGCAGTTGGTGGCGACGGCCAGGTCGGCGATCGTGCTGTCCTCGGTCTCGCCCGAGCGGTGCGACATCACCGAGGTGTAGCGGTTGCGCTTGGCCAGGTCGACGGCCTGCAGCGTCTCGGACAGCGAACCGATCTGGTTGACCTTGATCAGGATCGAGTTGCAGATGCCCTTCTCGATGCCCTGGGCCAGGATCTTGGCATTGGTGACGAACAGGTCGTCGCCGACCAGCTGGACGCGGTCGCCGAGGCGGTCGGTCAGCAGTTTCCAGCCGTCCCAGTCGCGCTCGCCCATGCCGTCCTCGATCGAGATGATCGGGTAGCCGTCGGCCAGGCTGGCCAGGTAGTCGACCTGCTGGGCGCTGGTCAGCTCGCGCTTGTCGCTCTTCTTGTAGACGTACTTGCCGGTTTCCTTGTCGAAGAACTCGGAGGCGGCGCAGTCGAGCGCGATCGCGATGTCCTTGCCCCAGGCGTAGCCGGCCTTCTCGACCGCGGCGCGGATCATGTCGAGCGCCTCTTCGGCGTTCTTCACGTCGGGAGCGAAGCCGCCCTCGTCGCCGACCTGGGTCGGCAGATGCTTGTCGTGCAGGATCTTCTTGAGGTTGTGGAACACCTCGGCGCCGTAGCGCAGCGCTTCGCGGAAGCTCGGCGCGCCGACCGGGACGATCATCAGTTCCTGGAAGTCCAGGCTGTTGTTGGCGTGTTCGCCGCCGTTGATCACGTTCATCATCGGCACCGGCAGCGCCATCGGGCCCGAGCCGCCGATGTAGCGGTACAGCGGCAGGCCGGCCTCTTCGGCGGCGGCCTTGGCCACGGCCATCGAGACGGCCAGGATGGCGTTGGCGCCCAGGCGGCCCTTGTCCTCGGTACCGTCGAGCTCGAGCATGGTACGGTCGATGAAGGCCTGGTCGGAGGCGTCGAGACCGATGATCGCTTCGCAGATTTCGGTATTGACGTGCTCGACCGCCTTGAGCACGCCCTTGCCGAGGTAGCGGCCCTTGTCGCCATCGCGCAGCTCGAGCGCTTCGCGCTCGCCGGTCGAGGCGCCGCTGGGTACGGCCGCGCGGCCCATCACGCCGCTTTCGAGCAGAACGTCGGCTTCCACGGTCGGGTTGCCGCGCGAGTCGAGGATTTCGCGGGCGATCACTTCTACGATAGCGCTCATCGGGGGTCCTATGGATGTCGGAGGGGGATTCGAATCGGGCGATCTTGGCCGGGCCGGCCGCTCGTAGGCAAGCACGGCCGGCTTTCAAGCGGATGCTTTACAGCGTGTTCTCGTGCAGCGGCTGGCCCTTGACCAGGCCGTCGATCGACTTGAGCACCGCCAGCAGTTCCTTCATGCGGGGCAGCGGCCAGGCGTTGGGGCCATCGGACTTGGCGCAGGCGGGGTCGGGATGGGTTTCCATGAACAGGCCCGAGATGCCGACCGCCACCGCGGCCCGCGCCAGCACCGGCACGAATTCGCGCTGGCCGCCGGACTTGTCGCCCTGGCCGCCGGGCAACTGCACCGAGTGGGTAGCGTCGAACACCACCGGGCAGCCGGTGTCGCGCATGATCGCCAGGCTGCGCATGTCGGACACCAGGTTGTTGTAGCCGAAGCTGGCGCCGCGTTCGCAGGTCATGAAGTTGTCTTCAGGCAGGCCGGCCTCGCGGGCTGCTTCGCGCGCCTTGTCCATCACGTTCTTCATGTCGCCCGGGGCGAGGAACTGGCCCTTCTTGATGTTCACCGGGCGGCCGGACTGGGCGCAAGCGCGGATGAAGTCGGTCTGGCGGCACAGGAAGGCCGGCGTCTGCAGCACGTCGACCACGGCGGCGACCGGCTTGATCTGGTCGATCTCGTGGATGTCGGTCAGCACCGGCACGTCCAGCTGCTCGCGGACCTTGGCCAGGATGCGCAGGCCCTCGTCCATGCCGAAGCCGCGGAAGGACTTGCCGCTCGAGCGGTTGGCCTTGTCGAAGCTCGACTTGTAGATGAAGGGAATGCCGAGCTCGGCGGTGATTTCCTTGAGCTGGCCGGCGGTGTCGATGGCGAATTGCTCGCCCTCGATCACGCAAGGGCCGGCGATCAGGAAGAAGGGATGGTCGAGACCGACGTCGAAGCCGCAGAGTTTCATGAAGTGAACCTTGTGAAATGTGGAACGTGAAACGCGATGTGAGCGGCGCGCAGAGGTTTCTCCACGTTTCACCTTTCACATTTCACGTTTCACATGCTTTTAACAGCTCAACCCTTCGCGCCCCTGCTCCTTGGCATAGGCGATGGCCGCCTCGACGTAGGCCTTGAACATCGGATGGCCGTCGCGCGGCGTCGAGGTGAATTCGGGATGGAACTGGCAGCCGAAGAACCAGCGGTGGTCGGGCAGCTCGACCGTCTCGCACAGGTGGTTCGGGTCGGTGGAACGGCCGCTGACCTTGAGGCCTGCCGCTTCGAGTCGCGGCAGGTAGTGATTGTTCACTTCGTAGCGATGGCGATGGCGCTCGGTGATGCGGGTCGAGCCGTAGACCTTGGCTGCCAGCGAACCGGCCTCGAGGTCGCATTCCTGGCTGCCCAGCCGCATGGTGCCGCCGAGATTGGAGTTGGCGTCGCGCTGCTCGATGCGGCCGTCGCGGTTGACCCATTCGTCGATCAGCGCCACCACCGGGTAAGGCGTCTCGAGCGTGAACTCGGTCGAGCTGGCGTCGATCATGCCGGCCTTGTGGCGCGCGTATTCGATCAGCGCCAGCTGCATGCCCAGGCAGATGCCGAGGTAGGGGACGTTGTTCTCGCGGGCATACTGGATCGCACGGATCTTGCCTTCCACGCCGCGCTTGCCGAAGCCGCCCGGCACCAGGATCGCGTCCATGCCGGCCAGCGAGTGCAGGTCGCCGCTCTCGAGCTCTTCCGAATCGAGGTAGTGGATCTTGACGTCGCTGCGGGTGTGAATGCCGGCGTGGCGCAGCGCCTCGATCAGCGACTTGTAGCTCTCGGTCAGGTCGACGTACTTGCCGACCATGGCGATGTTGACGGTCTGGCTCGGATTCTCGATCGCGTCGACGATGTTGTCCCACAGCGAGAGGTCGGCCACCGGCAGCTCGAGCTGCAGCTGCTTGCAGATGATGTCGTCGATATGCTGTTCGCTCAGCACGCGCGGGATCTTGTAGATGCTGTCCATGTCCGGGCAGGACACCACGGCCTTTTCGGCCACGTTGGTGAACAGCGCGATCTTGCGGCGTTCCTCGATCGGCACCATGCGGTCTGCGCGGCAGATCAGCACGTCGGGCTGGATGCCGATCTCGCGCAATTCCTTCACCGAGTGCTGGGTCGGCTTGGTCTTGATCTCGCCGGCGGCAGCGATGTAGGGCACGTAGCTCAGGTGGACGAAGCAGGTGTTCTCGCGGCCCAGCGTCACGCCCATCTGGCGGATGGCCTCGAGGAAGGGCAGCGATTCGATGTCGCCGACCGTGCCGCCGACTTCGATCACGGCGAGCTCGGCGCCGCCGGCGCCCTGGTCGATGAACAGGCGGATCTCGTCGGTGATGTGCGGGATCACCTGGACCGTCTTGCCGAGGTAGTCGCCGCGGCGTTCCTTCTTGATCACCGATTCGTAGATCTGGCCGGTGGTGAAGTTGTTCGACTTCTTCATCTTGGCGTGGATGAAGCGCTCGTAGTGGCCGAGGTCGAGGTCGGTCTCGGCGCCGTCCTCGGTCACGAACACTTCGCCGTGCTGCATCGGCGACATGGTGCCCGGGTCGACGTTGATGTACGGGTCGAGCTTCATCATGGTGACCTTGAGGCCACGTGATTCGAGGATAGCCGCAAGCGACGCGGCGGCGATGCCTTTCCCGAGTGAGGAGACAACGCCGCCGGTAACGAAGATGAACTTGGTCATGGCTGAAAACGCACAGTGGTAATTCCGCATTCTACTCCGCCGCCCCCCTCCCCTCAATTCTTGACGGCGAGGCGTAAGGGAGATACAGCCCTCCGTTCCACTCAAGCTGCACAGCAACGCCCGGCCAAGCCGGGCGCTGGTCATCGCTTTGCACCCGAAATTTCTCGCCGATCCATTCCAACTCCCCCGCCAGTCGTGCCGACACGCACGAGTTCTAGGCTCGCAGGCTCGCCAAGAACTTCGGCAGTTGCCGCAGCCGGGGGGCGCGAAGTCGGAGACTTCGTGGGGTGGACCAGAGGGAGCCTCGCTACGCTCGTAAAGCGAGAAAGGCGCGCCGAAGCGCGCCTTTCGAACCAGGCTGGACCTGCTTACTTCGCCAGTTCCTTGGCCAGGTAGAGCCAGGTTTCCACCACCGTATCGGGATTCAGCGACACCGTCTCGATGCCCTGCTCCACCAGCCACTTGGCGAAATCGGGGTGGTCGGACGGGCCCTGGCCGCAAATGCCGATGTACTTGCCCTGGGCGCGGCAGGCCTTGATCGCCATCGCCAGCATGGCCTTGACCGCATCGTTGCGCTCGTCGAACAGCGAGGCGATCGGGCCGCCGGAGTCGCGGTCCAGCGCCAGCGTGAGCTGGGTCATGTCGTTCGAACCGATCGAGAAGCCGTCGAAGTATTCGAGGAACTGGTCGGCCAGGATCGCGTTGGACGGGATCTCGCACATCATGATCAGGCGCAGATCGTCGCGGCCGCGCTCCAGGCCCTGCTCCTTCAGCAGCTCGACCACCTTGCGCGCCTCGTCCAGCGTGCGCACGAAGGGGATCATCACCTCGACGTTCTTCAGGCCCATCTCGTTGCGCACCTTCTTCAGCGCGCGCGTTTCGAGTTCGAAGCAATCGCGGAACGACTCGCTGATGTAGCGCGAGGCGCCGCGGAAGCCGATCATCGGATTCTCTTCGTGCGGCTCGTAGTTCTGACCGCCGATCAGGTTCGAGTACTCGTTCGACTTGAAGTCGGACATCCGCACGATGACCTTCTTCGGGTGGAAGGCGGCCGCCAGCGTGGCGATGCCCTCGGCCAGCTTCTCGACGTAGAAATCGACCGCCGAAGCGTAGCCGCCGATGCGCTCCTCGACCTGCTGCTTCAGGTCCCACGGCAGGTTCGGGTAGGCCAGCAGCGCCTTCGGGTGCACGCCGATCATGCGGTTGATGATGAATTCGAGGCGGGCGAGGCCGACACCCTCGTTGGGCAGGTGGCTGAAGTCGAACGCCAGTTCCGGGTTGCCGACGTTCATCATCAGCTTGACCGGGCTCTTGGGCATCGAATCGAGCTTGAGGTCGATGATCTCGACGTCGAGCAGGCCTTCGTAGATATTGCCGGTGTCGCCCTCGGCACAGGAGACGGTGACCTGCTGGCCGTCGCTCAGCGCATAGGTGGCGTCGCCGCAGCCGACCACGGCCGGGATGCCGAGCTCGCGCGCGATGATGGCGGCGTGGCAGGTACGGCCGCCGCGGTTGGTGACGATGGCCGAGGCGCGCTTCATCACCGGTTCCCAGTCCGGATCGGTCATGTCGGTGACCAGCACGTCGCCCGGCTTGACCGTGTCCATCTCGCTGGCGTCCTTGATCAGGCGGACCGTGCCCTGGCCGATCTTCTGGCCGATCGCGCGGCCCGAGGCCAGCACGGTCGACTTGCTGTTGAGGCGGTAGCGGCGCAGCGTGTCGACGCGCGCTTCCTGCGACTTCACGGTCTCCGGCCGGGCCTGCAGGATGTAGAGCTTGCCGTCGACGCCGTCGCGGCCCCATTCGATGTCCATCGGCCGCTGGTAGTGCTGCTCGATGATCAGCGCGTAGCGCGACAGCTCTTCCACCTCGGCGTCGCTGATCGAGAAGGTGTTGCGCTCGACGTCGGACACGTCGACGGTGCGCACCGACTTGCCGGCGGTCGCCTCGGCCGTGAACTCCATCTTGAGCAGCTTGGAGCCGCGGTTGCGGCGCAGGATGGCCGGGCGGCCGGCCTTGAGGTTGGGCTTGTAGACGTAGAACTCGTCCGGGTTCACGGCGCCCTGCACCACGGTCTCGCCCAGGCCGTAGCTGGCGGTGACGAAGACCACGTCGTCGAAGCCCGACTCGGTGTCGATGGTGAACATCACGCCGGCTGCGCCCTTGTCCGAGCGCACCATGCGCTGGATGCCGGCCGACAGCGCCACGTCGGCGTGGGCGAAGCCCTTGTGCACGCGGTAGGAGATCGCGCGGTCGTTGTACAGCGAGGCGAACACTTCCTTGATCGCGTGCAGCACGTTGTCGATGCCGACGATGTTGAGGAAGGTCTCCTGCTGGCCGGCGAAGGAGGCGTCCGGCAGATCCTCGGCGGTGGCGGAGGAGCGCACGGCGACCGAGATCGCGGCGCCGGAGTCGGCTTCCATCTTGGCAAAGGCGGTGCGGATGTCGGCGTCGAGCGCCGGCGGGAACGGCTGGTCGACCACCCACTGGCGGATCTGTTTGCCGACGCGCGCCAGTTCGGTGACGTTCTCGACGTCGAGCGCGTTCAGCGCCGCGTCGATCTTGGCAGAGAGGCCGTCGTGGGCCAGGAAGGCGCGGTAGGCATCGGCGGTGGTGGCGAAGCCGCCGGGAACGCGCACGCCGGAGGCGGCCAGCTGGCTGATCATTTCGCCGAGCGAGGCGTTCTTGCCGCCCACCCGTTCGACGTCGGTCATGCGCAGCTCGTCAAACCAGATGACGTTGTTCTCTGCCATTTCGTGTGTTTCCTTGCTGGATTTGGGGAATCTGGGAACGCGATTCTAGCCTGTTTGGGCGCAGGCACGCAGCCGCCCGATATACCTGGCCGCGACCAATTTTTGCGCAATGCAACACAGGGCGCCGAAAACGCCGGCATCAAAATGTAGTTCGGCTCGCGCAGCTACAAGTCCGCACCGCGGCCGTGCCCGCTTTCCCTGATGTTGCATCTGCACAACCGGCTCGCGGCCGTTGCGGGCGCTGTGGCAACATGGTCCGACCACCCGCCCAGAGAAACTGCCATGCCCAGCACCGCACCGTCTTCTTCATCTCCGACCGCACCGGCATCACCGCCGAGATGCTGGGCCACAGCCTGATCACCCAGTTCGAGGGCATCGAGTTCAAGCGCATCACCCTGCCCTTCGTCGATACGGTGGAGAAGGCGCAGCACGTGGCCGAGCGCATCCGCCAGGCCGGCGCGCAGGACGGCGTGCGGCCGCTGGTGTTCTCGACCTTCGTCAAGAACGACTTCCGCAGCATCATCCACATTCCCGAAGCCCACGTGGTCGACTTCTTCGAGGCCTTCATCGCGCCGCTGGAGAACGAGCTGGGCCAGGAGTCCTCCCACACGGTGGGCAAGAGCCACAGCATCCAGAACTTCCACGAGTACAACGCCCGCATCGAGGCGGTGAACTACGCGATGGCCCACGACGACGGCATCAAGCCGAGCGACCTGGCCGAGGCCGACATCGTACTGGTCGGCGTATCGCGCTCGGGCAAGACGCCGACCTGCCTCTACCTCGCGCTGCAATACGGCATCAAGGCCGCCAACTACCCGCTGACGCCGGACGACTTCGGCCAGAGCGGCCTGCCGCGCGCGCTGCTGCCGTTCAAGCACAAGCTGTTCGGCCTCACCATCGTGCCCGAGCGGCTGGTGCAGATCCGCTCCGAGCGCAAGCCCGACAGCCGCTACGCTTCGCTCGACAATTGCCGCTTCGAGGTGGCCGAGGCCGAGGCGATCTACCGCAACGCCGGCATCCCGCACCTGAACACCACCAGCAAGTCGATCGAGGAGCTGGCCTCGACCATCATCCACAAGGCCAGCCTGACGCGGCGCGTCTATTGAGCGCCGGACCTACGGTAACCATGTAGGAGCGGCTTCAGCCGCGAACGGGTGGATGGCATCCGATGGTGCTCGACCCGTTCGCGGCTGAAGCCGCTCCTACAGAACCGGACGCGGCGGGCCGCTCCGGCTAGCGCTGATCGCGCCCGGCCCGCCAGATCGACCAGATCAGCCACAGGCTGTTGAAGAAGGCGATCAGGAAACCGATGAAGCCGAAGGCCGGCAGGCCGAACAGGCGCGGGCCGGCCGGCACCGTCATCACGATGCTCGAGCCGATGATCAGGCAGCCGGTGACGATGCCCAGCGTGAGCCGGCTGGCCGAGCGGTCGATCTGGGCGCCGAAGTGGTCGAGCCGCTTGAGGTCGAGGTCGATCCTGAGCTTGCCGCGCCGCGCCGCCTTCACCAGCCGCGACACGTCGCGCGGCAGCCCGCCGACCAGCGTCACCATCTCCCACAGATTGCGCCGGCCCTTGCGCGCCAGGGCGCCCGGCGAATAGCGCGCCAGCATCACCCGCCGCACGAAGGGCGTCAGGTGGGGCACCATCTGGAAGTCCGGATCGAGCTGGCGGCCCAGGCCCTCGAGCGTGATCAGCGCCTTGAACAGCAGGGTCAGGTCGGCCGGCAGCGTGATCGCATGCTCGCGCATGATGGCGATCACGTCATTGAGCAGCTGGCCGAAGCGGATGTCCTTCAGCGACAGGTTCTCGTAGTTGAACATGAACTCGGCGAGGTCCGAGGCCAGCTTGTCCTCGTCGACCGGCACGTCCAGGGTCCAGTCGAGCAGCACGTTGAGGATGCCGCGCTCGTCGCGCGCTGCCAGCGCGGCCAGCAGGTCGACGATCTCGTCGCGGCGCGGTGCCGGCAGCCGGCCGACCATGCCGAAATCGATGAAGGCGATGCGGTTGTCGGGCAGGTAGATCACGTTGCCCGGATGCGGATCGGCGTGGAAGTAGCCGTCGATCAGGATCATCTTGAGCACCGCGTCGGCGCCGCGCTGGGCCAGGAGGCGCCGGTCGAGCCCGGCCGCCTCGAGCAGCGCCAGGTCGTTGCCCGGCACGCCGCCGATATAGGCCTGCACGTTGACGATCTCGTTGGTGTAGTCCCAGAAGATCTCCGGGATCACGATGAACGGGTCGCCGGCGAAGTTCTCGGCGAAGCGGCGATGGTTATGCGCTTCCTGCGCCAGGTCGAGCTCGCGCCGCAGCGACTTGGCGAACTGCTCGACGATGCGCACCGGCTGGTACTGGCGCGTGTCGGGGAATTCGAACTCGACCAGGGTGGCGAGATGGTGCAGCACCCGCAGGTCCGATTCGATCTTGGCCACGATATGGGGCCGCCGCACCTTGAGGATCACCAGCCGGCCGTCGGGCAGCGTGGCGCGGTGCACCTGGGCGATCGAGGCCGAGCCGATCGGCGTTTCGTCGAGTTCAGTGAACATCTCGTGCGGCGACCGGCCCCAGGCGCGGGTCAGCTCGGCGTCGAGCTCGGCGAACGGCGTGGCCGGCACCGCCGACTGCAGCTTTTCGAATTCGGCGATCCACTCGGGCGGGAACACGTCGACCCGGGTGGCCAGCACCTGGCCGAGCTTGATGAAGGTCGGGCCCAGCTCCTCCAGCGCGCGGCGGGCGCGCACCTGCGGCTCCTGCTCGTGGCGCGGGTCGTCCTCGGGCAGGTCGAGCGTCTCGCCGGCGCGCTCGAAGGTGCGCTGCACGTTGAGCCGGCGAACCAAATCGCCGAAGCCGTGTCTTGCCAGCACCCGAATGATTTCGCGGATGCGCGGCAGATCGCGCATCAGACTCATGGTTTCTTTCAGCATGGCGGAATATTAGGTTCTGTTGACATCAGGTTTGCAGGTCGCGGTATCGTACGGGCCTTCCTCGCTTCACCTCCCTTTATATCAGTCAAGAGTGCCGGAATGACGTTCAAATACCGACACCTGCTGGCACTGCTATTGGCGGCGCCGCTCGTATTCGCCAAACCCCACGACGACCCGGCCACCCCGCCGCCGGCCGTGCAGGCCGACGACGCCTCGGCCGCGGAGGCGCCGGACGCCGCCGCCCAGGAGCCGGCCAACCG is a genomic window of Chitinimonas koreensis containing:
- the ftsB gene encoding cell division protein FtsB, encoding MRLLAVLLAVFIVLLQWPLWIGKGSWLKVWQIEAQMVEQQGQNDRLTARNAALDAEVRDLKTGTDAIEERARNELGMVRQDEVFFQILDPSPVKPSPTPAPLAPPATQPAAENPAAAPQ
- the eno gene encoding phosphopyruvate hydratase; this translates as MSAIVEVIAREILDSRGNPTVEADVLLESGVMGRAAVPSGASTGEREALELRDGDKGRYLGKGVLKAVEHVNTEICEAIIGLDASDQAFIDRTMLELDGTEDKGRLGANAILAVSMAVAKAAAEEAGLPLYRYIGGSGPMALPVPMMNVINGGEHANNSLDFQELMIVPVGAPSFREALRYGAEVFHNLKKILHDKHLPTQVGDEGGFAPDVKNAEEALDMIRAAVEKAGYAWGKDIAIALDCAASEFFDKETGKYVYKKSDKRELTSAQQVDYLASLADGYPIISIEDGMGERDWDGWKLLTDRLGDRVQLVGDDLFVTNAKILAQGIEKGICNSILIKVNQIGSLSETLQAVDLAKRNRYTSVMSHRSGETEDSTIADLAVATNCMQIKTGSLSRSDRMAKYNQLLRIEEELGDAAYYPGRAAFYQIKK
- the kdsA gene encoding 3-deoxy-8-phosphooctulonate synthase: MKLCGFDVGLDHPFFLIAGPCVIEGEQFAIDTAGQLKEITAELGIPFIYKSSFDKANRSSGKSFRGFGMDEGLRILAKVREQLDVPVLTDIHEIDQIKPVAAVVDVLQTPAFLCRQTDFIRACAQSGRPVNIKKGQFLAPGDMKNVMDKAREAAREAGLPEDNFMTCERGASFGYNNLVSDMRSLAIMRDTGCPVVFDATHSVQLPGGQGDKSGGQREFVPVLARAAVAVGISGLFMETHPDPACAKSDGPNAWPLPRMKELLAVLKSIDGLVKGQPLHENTL
- a CDS encoding CTP synthase; translation: MTKFIFVTGGVVSSLGKGIAAASLAAILESRGLKVTMMKLDPYINVDPGTMSPMQHGEVFVTEDGAETDLDLGHYERFIHAKMKKSNNFTTGQIYESVIKKERRGDYLGKTVQVIPHITDEIRLFIDQGAGGAELAVIEVGGTVGDIESLPFLEAIRQMGVTLGRENTCFVHLSYVPYIAAAGEIKTKPTQHSVKELREIGIQPDVLICRADRMVPIEERRKIALFTNVAEKAVVSCPDMDSIYKIPRVLSEQHIDDIICKQLQLELPVADLSLWDNIVDAIENPSQTVNIAMVGKYVDLTESYKSLIEALRHAGIHTRSDVKIHYLDSEELESGDLHSLAGMDAILVPGGFGKRGVEGKIRAIQYARENNVPYLGICLGMQLALIEYARHKAGMIDASSTEFTLETPYPVVALIDEWVNRDGRIEQRDANSNLGGTMRLGSQECDLEAGSLAAKVYGSTRITERHRHRYEVNNHYLPRLEAAGLKVSGRSTDPNHLCETVELPDHRWFFGCQFHPEFTSTPRDGHPMFKAYVEAAIAYAKEQGREGLSC
- the ppsA gene encoding phosphoenolpyruvate synthase; protein product: MAENNVIWFDELRMTDVERVGGKNASLGEMISQLAASGVRVPGGFATTADAYRAFLAHDGLSAKIDAALNALDVENVTELARVGKQIRQWVVDQPFPPALDADIRTAFAKMEADSGAAISVAVRSSATAEDLPDASFAGQQETFLNIVGIDNVLHAIKEVFASLYNDRAISYRVHKGFAHADVALSAGIQRMVRSDKGAAGVMFTIDTESGFDDVVFVTASYGLGETVVQGAVNPDEFYVYKPNLKAGRPAILRRNRGSKLLKMEFTAEATAGKSVRTVDVSDVERNTFSISDAEVEELSRYALIIEQHYQRPMDIEWGRDGVDGKLYILQARPETVKSQEARVDTLRRYRLNSKSTVLASGRAIGQKIGQGTVRLIKDASEMDTVKPGDVLVTDMTDPDWEPVMKRASAIVTNRGGRTCHAAIIARELGIPAVVGCGDATYALSDGQQVTVSCAEGDTGNIYEGLLDVEIIDLKLDSMPKSPVKLMMNVGNPELAFDFSHLPNEGVGLARLEFIINRMIGVHPKALLAYPNLPWDLKQQVEERIGGYASAVDFYVEKLAEGIATLAAAFHPKKVIVRMSDFKSNEYSNLIGGQNYEPHEENPMIGFRGASRYISESFRDCFELETRALKKVRNEMGLKNVEVMIPFVRTLDEARKVVELLKEQGLERGRDDLRLIMMCEIPSNAILADQFLEYFDGFSIGSNDMTQLTLALDRDSGGPIASLFDERNDAVKAMLAMAIKACRAQGKYIGICGQGPSDHPDFAKWLVEQGIETVSLNPDTVVETWLYLAKELAK
- the ppsR gene encoding posphoenolpyruvate synthetase regulatory kinase/phosphorylase PpsR, with protein sequence MVRPPAQRNCHAQHRTVFFISDRTGITAEMLGHSLITQFEGIEFKRITLPFVDTVEKAQHVAERIRQAGAQDGVRPLVFSTFVKNDFRSIIHIPEAHVVDFFEAFIAPLENELGQESSHTVGKSHSIQNFHEYNARIEAVNYAMAHDDGIKPSDLAEADIVLVGVSRSGKTPTCLYLALQYGIKAANYPLTPDDFGQSGLPRALLPFKHKLFGLTIVPERLVQIRSERKPDSRYASLDNCRFEVAEAEAIYRNAGIPHLNTTSKSIEELASTIIHKASLTRRVY
- a CDS encoding ABC1 kinase family protein, which produces MSLMRDLPRIREIIRVLARHGFGDLVRRLNVQRTFERAGETLDLPEDDPRHEQEPQVRARRALEELGPTFIKLGQVLATRVDVFPPEWIAEFEKLQSAVPATPFAELDAELTRAWGRSPHEMFTELDETPIGSASIAQVHRATLPDGRLVILKVRRPHIVAKIESDLRVLHHLATLVEFEFPDTRQYQPVRIVEQFAKSLRRELDLAQEAHNHRRFAENFAGDPFIVIPEIFWDYTNEIVNVQAYIGGVPGNDLALLEAAGLDRRLLAQRGADAVLKMILIDGYFHADPHPGNVIYLPDNRIAFIDFGMVGRLPAPRRDEIVDLLAALAARDERGILNVLLDWTLDVPVDEDKLASDLAEFMFNYENLSLKDIRFGQLLNDVIAIMREHAITLPADLTLLFKALITLEGLGRQLDPDFQMVPHLTPFVRRVMLARYSPGALARKGRRNLWEMVTLVGGLPRDVSRLVKAARRGKLRIDLDLKRLDHFGAQIDRSASRLTLGIVTGCLIIGSSIVMTVPAGPRLFGLPAFGFIGFLIAFFNSLWLIWSIWRAGRDQR